A genomic window from Gossypium hirsutum isolate 1008001.06 chromosome D10, Gossypium_hirsutum_v2.1, whole genome shotgun sequence includes:
- the LOC107935434 gene encoding F-box protein CPR1, whose translation MQRPRFELPEALVMEILSKLPVKSLTRFNCVCKYWCSSFQTPHFISNNYQNNLENNNLNLLLSRCDGNTFQRYFSQLSNEKYQNYIVKQNIHLPFFRNDLPSVYGACHGLLCLLDPLKDKAAIWNPSTREFKILPPSSIQRPPYFSPFEETYLTLDDVSFNDAALGFDSKTDDYKVIRFVTLTFVNTEEQYPHPHFMYQVELYSLRSNSWQEIPCPDYKPTETPLGNNYVDGICYWKTGTGAYLDFRGLILSFDMGNEKFSILPIPEFVGSFPEYHVDLLVFNGSLGAIVYPRERIDTSFDLWVTNEGVWTKQFNIKSISGVVHPLGFGKNGDLFLRDTNDEVLLFDASTQELKELQINTYLDHFRFDISLHAYLESLVHINGIQEIEKHVIRQPARDASNE comes from the coding sequence ATGCAGAGGCCAAGGTTTGAATTGCCAGAAGCTTTGGTTATGGAAATTCTGTCAAAGCTTCCAGTTAAATCCCTTACTCGCTTCAACTGTGTTTGTAAGTATTGGTGTTCTTCTTTTCAAACTCCTCATTTCATTTCCAATAATTATCAGAACAACCTTGAAAACAACAACCTTAATCTACTGCTTAGTCGCTGTGATGGTAACACCTTCCAACGTTATTTCTCTCAACTTTCAaatgaaaaatatcaaaattatatagtaAAACAAAACATTCACTTGCCCTTTTTTAGGAATGATCTCCCCTCTGTTTATGGTGCTTGTCATGGATTATTGTGTTTACTTGATCCTTTAAAGGATAAGGCTGCCATTTGGAACCCATCAACCAGAGAGTTTAAAATCCTTCCACCATCTTCAATCCAACGCCCTCCATATTTTTCCCCATTCGAAGAAACCTACCTTACTTTAGATGACGTTTCTTTTAACGACGCTGCTTTGGGTTTTGATTCTAAAACTGATGACTACAAAGTCATACGATTTGTTACTCTTACTTTTGTTAACACTGAAGAACAATATCCACATCCTCATTTTATGTACCAAGTTGAGTTGTATTCTCTTAGAAGTAATTCCTGGCAGGAAATTCCATGTCCTGATTATAAACCAACTGAAACACCTTTGGGAAATAATTATGTAGACGGAATTTGCTATTGGAAAACAGGGACAGGGGCATATCTTGATTTTAGAGGACTAATTCTTTCATTTGACATGGGGAATGAGAAGTTCTCAATTTTACCTATCCCAGAATTCGTTGGGTCTTTCCCAGAATACCATGTTGATTTATTGGTGTTTAATGGATCACTTGGTGCTATTGTTTACCCAAGGGAAAGAATTGACACGTCTTTTGATTTATGGGTTACAAATGAAGGAGTGtggactaaacaattcaatattaAATCCATTTCTGGAGTTGTACACCCATTGGGATTTGGAAAAAATGGTGACTTGTTTCTTAGAGACACAAATGATGAAGTACTCCTATTTGACGCCTCCACCCAAGAGCTTAAGGAGCTTCAGATTAATACTTATCTAGATCATTTTCGGTTCGACATCTCCCTTCATGCTTATTTAGAGAGCCTGGTTCATATCAATGGAATACAAGAGATTGAGAAACATGTAATACGTCAACCAGCGAGAGATGCATCAAATGAATAG